In a genomic window of Struthio camelus isolate bStrCam1 chromosome 20, bStrCam1.hap1, whole genome shotgun sequence:
- the ZER1 gene encoding protein zer-1 homolog, translated as MASDSPESLMTLCTDYCLRNLEGTLCYLLDNETLRLHPDIFLPSEICDKLVNEYVELVKTDSVYEPHESFFTLFSDPRSTRLARIHLREQIVQDQDLEAIRKQDLVELYLTNCEKLTAKSLQTLVSFSHTLISLSLFGCCNIFYEEENPGGCEDDCLVNPTRQVLVKDFTFEGFSRLRFLNLGRLIEGVNVETLLRPLASLAALDLSGIQLNDVGFLTQWKDSLVSLVLYNMDLSEEHIQVIAQLRKLRHLDISRDHLSSYYKFKLTRRVLNLFVENLVNLTSLDISGHTMLENCTIPSMEEKMGQTSIEPAKSSIAPFRGLKRPLQFLGLFETSLCRLTHIPAYKVSGDKNEEQVLNAIEAYTEHRPEITSRAINLLFDIARIERCSQLLRALQLVITALKCHKDDKNIQVTGSAALFYLTNSEYRMEQSVKLRHQVIQVVLNGMESYQEVTVQRNCCLTLCNFSIPEELEFQYRRVNELLLNILNQSRQDESIQRIAVHLCNALVCQVDNDHKEAVGKMGFVMTMLKLIQKKLADKTCDQVMEFSWSALWNITDETPDNCEMFLNYSGMKLFLECLKEFPEKQELHRNMLGLLGNVAEVKELRPQLMTSQFISVFSNLLESKADGIEVSYNACGVLSHIMFDGPEAWGIHEPHREEVVKRMWAAIQSWDINSRRNINYRSFEPILRLLPQGISPVSQHWATWALYNLVSVYPDKYCPLLIKEGGIPLLKDMIKMASARQETKEMARKVIEHCSNFKEENMDTSR; from the exons ATGGCATCCGACAGCCCGGAGTCACTAATGACCTTGTGCACAGATTACTGCCTTCGCAACTTGGAGGGGACTCTCTGCTACCTACTGGACAATGAAACTCTCCGGCTTCATCCTGACATCTTCTTGCCAAGCGAGATTTGTGACAAACTTGTCAATGA GTATGTGGAGTTAGTGAAGACAGACAGCGTCTATGAACCCCATGAAAGCTTCTTCACCTTATTCTCTGATCCACGGAGCACCAGGCTAGCTCGGATCCACCTGCGGGAACAGATTGTGCAAGACCAGGACCTGGAGGCCATCAGGAAGCAG GATCTTGTTGAGCTCTACCTGACTAACTGTGAGAAGCTAACAGCCAAGAGCCTGCAAACCTTGGTGAGCTTCAGCCACACACTTATCTCCCTTAGCCTCTTTGGCTGCTGTAATATCTTCTACGAGGAGGAGAACCCTGGAGGCTGTGAAGATGACTGTTTGGTGAACCCCACTCGCCAGGTCTTGGTCAAGGACTTTACTTTTGAAGGCTTTAGCCGCTTGCGCTTCCTGAACCTCGGCCGCTTGATCGAGGGGGTAAACGTGGAGACGTTGCTTCGGCCTTTGGCCTCCCTTGCAGCTCTCGATCTCTCTGGGATCCAGCTGAACGACGTGGGATTTCTGACCCAGTGGAAGGACAGCCTGGTTTCCTTAGTGCTTTACAACATGGACCTTTCAGAGGAGCACATCCAAGTGATCGCACAGCTCCGTAAGCTCAG GCACTTGGATATCTCCCGAGACCACCTGTCCAGTTATTACAAATTCAAGCTGACCCGGCGGGTTCTAAACCTGTTTGTGGAAAACTTGGTAAACCTCACTTCGCTCGATATCTCAGGGCACACCATGCTGGAGAACTGCACTATCCCAAGCATGGAGGAGAAGATGGGCCAGACAAG CATTGaaccagcaaagagcagcattgcTCCCTTCCGGGGTCTGAAACGACCGCTCCAATTCTTGGGCCTTTTTGAAACATCTCTCTGCCGCCTGACACATATTCCAGCCTACAAG GTGAGCGGGGACAAGAATGAAGAACAGGTACTGAATGCTATCGAGGCTTACACTGAACACCGACCAGAAATCACTTCGAGGGCCATCAACCTCCTTTTTGACATTGCCCGTATTGAGcgctgcagccagctgctgcgaGCCCTCCAG CTGGTGATCACAGCCCTCAAGTGCCACAAGGACGACAAAAACATCCAGGTGACAGGCAGTGCGGCGCTGTTTTACCTGACCAACTCTGAGTACCGCATGGAGCAGAGCGTGAAGCTGCGGCACCAGGTCATCCAGGTGGTACTGAATGGCATGGAGTCCTACCAGGAAGTCACA GTACAGCGGAACTGCTGCCTGACACTGTGCAATTTCAGCATCCCTGAGGAGCTGGAGTTCCAGTACCGCCGAGTCAACGAGCTGCTGCTGAACATCCTCAACCAGAGCCGGCAGGACGAGTCTATCCAGCGCATCGCTGTACACCTTTGTAATGCTCTGGTCTGCCAGGTGGACAACGATCATAAAGAAGCTGTGGGCAAGATGGGTTTTGTCATG ACAATGCTAAAGCTGATTCAGAAGAAGCTGGCTGATAAAACG TGTGATCAGGTGATGGAGTTCTCCTGGAGCGCCCTCTGGAACATCACTGATGAGACCCCTGATAACTGTGAGATGTTCCTCAACTACAGTGGCATGAAACTCTTTTTGGAGTGCTTGAAA GAATTCCCAGAGAAACAGGAGCTGCACCGCAACATGCTGGGACTCCTGGGCAATGTAGCAGAGGTGAAGGAGCTCCGCCCACAGCTCATGACCTCCCAGTTCATCAGTGTGTTCAG CAACCTGTTGGAGAGCAAAGCAGATGGGATTGAGGTATCCTATAACGCCTGTGGTGTGCTCTCCCATATCATGTTTGATGGTCCAGAGGCTTGGGGCATACATGAGCCACACCGAGAGGAAGTAGTAAAGAGGATGTGGGCAGCCATCCAGAGCTGGGACATAAACTCCAGAAGAAATATCAATTACAG GTCATTTGAACCAATTCTTCGACTCCTTCCACAAGGGATCTCTCCAGTCAGCCAGCACTGGGCAACGTGGGCACTGTATAACCTGGTCTCTGTCTACC CTGACAAGTACTGCCCACTGCTGATCAAagaaggtgggattccccttctgAAGGACATGATTAAAATGGCTTCAGCACGGCAAGAGACCAAGGAAATGGCCCG GAAAGTTATAGAGCACTGCAGTAACTTTAAGGAGGAGAACATGGACACTTCCAGATAG